A genomic stretch from Malus domestica chromosome 15, GDT2T_hap1 includes:
- the LOC103442654 gene encoding brefeldin A-inhibited guanine nucleotide-exchange protein 5-like has translation MAGGAAGGFVTRAFESMLKECSPKKHADLQKAIQAYLDSTKEVNQTQQTEPSEKNQATTSAGNGSSPETEDGAAKTDTEPGQSQTEEAESVAKPVITTTTISTVLAKAGNTLEGAQAELVLNPLRLAFETKNLKVLEPALDCIHKLIAYDHLEGDPGLDDGKSVPLFTDLLNMVCSCVDNSSPDSTVLQVLKVLLTAVASTKFRVHGEPLLGLIRVCYNIALHSKSSINQATSKAMLTQMISIIFRRMETDPGLEVASTGSVGHIEAISGQNSNTEAEETSSEGQSEKEMTLGDQPNQVKDTPIASVEELHNLAGGADIKGLEAVLDKAVHHEDGKKITRGIDLESMTIVQHDALLVFRTLCKMGMKEDNNEVTLKTRILSLELLQGLLEGVGHPFTRNFHFIDSVKAYLSYALLRASVSQSPVIFQYATGIFLVLLLRFRESLKGEIGIFFPLIVLRSLDGLDFPINQKLSVLRMVEKVCKDPQMLVDIFVNYDCDLEAPNLFERMVTTLSRISQGTQNADPNVVAVSPATSIKGSSLQCLVNVLKSLVDWEKSRGESENQSNNTRSLDGEAKESVDVTSNFEKAKAHKSTLEAAISEFNRQPVKGVEYLKSNKLVENTPSSVAQFLRSTPCLDKAMIGEYLGHHEEFPLAVMHAYVDSMKFSGMKFDTAIRELLKGFRLPGEAQKIDRIMEKFAERYCADNPGLFKNADTAYILAYAVILLNTDAHNPMVWPKMSKLDFIRMNAVDDAEECAPTELLEEIYDSIVKEEIRMKDETASLEKSGKYKPEGEERGRLVSILNLALPTSALSVDTKSESEAIIKKTQAIFRNQGAKRGVFYTTQQLELVRPMVEAVGWPLLATFSVTMEEGENKSRVVLCMEGFKAGIHITHVLGMNTMRYAFLTSLVRFTFLHAPKEMRSKNVEALRTLLSLCDSGTGSLRDTWNAVLECVSRLEFITSNPSIAATVMQGSNQISKDALLQSLRELAGKPSEQVFVNSVQLPSDSVVEFFTALCGVSAEELKQTPARVFSLQKLVEISYYNMARIRMVWARIWSVLANHFISAGSQHDEKIAMYAIDSLRQLGMKYLERAELANFTFQNDILKPFVVLMRNSQSETIRSLIVDCIVQMIKSKVGSIKSGWRNVFMIFTAAADDELESIVESAFENVEQVILEHFDQVVGDCFMDCVNCLIRFANNRTSHRISLKAIALLRICEDRLAEGLIPGGALRPIDVNVDTTFDVTEHYWFPMLAGLSDLTSDPRPEVRSCALEVLFDLLNERGSKFSSAFWESIFHRVLFPIFDHVRHVGKESSVSSDDVWFRETSIHSLQLLCNLFNTFYKEVCFMLPPLLSLLLDCAKKTDQAVVSLSLGALVHLIEVGGHQFSESDWDTLLKSLRDALYTTQPLELLNALGFENLKNNNRVLTGDLGVNSGDSPSIKSDYEGVDSRHFEVDNGRNPVLVKQNSGVQMNTDGSEGLPSPSGSASKSAEGRSLQRSQTIGQRIMDNLFLRNLTSKPKAIPSEASVPSSPIRVPEAVEPDIRDKEESSLLGTCRGKCITQLLLLGAIDSIQKKYWSNLKTPQKIAIMDILLSALEFAASYNSYTNLRTRMHQVHDERPPLNLLRQELAGTCIYLEILQKATSGFSADKEGETNGEEKVEGLAEEKLVSFCEQVLREASDLQSSPGETTNMDIHRVLELRSPIIIKVIKGMCFMNQQIFRRHLRDFYPLLTKLVCCDQMDVRGALGDLFRAQLKALLP, from the exons ATGGCGGGCGGCGCAGCTGGCGGTTTTGTGACGAGAGCATTCGAGTCTATGCTCAAGGAGTGCTCTCCTAAAAAGCATGCAGATCTTCAGAAGGCTATTCAGGCTTATTTAG ATAGTACGAAAGAGGTCAACCAGACTCAACAAACCGAACCAAGTGAGAAGAATCAAGCTACAACTTCAGCTGGCAATGGAAG TTCTCCTGAAACAGAAGATGGAGCTGCAAAAACTGATACAGAGCCAGGTCAGTCTCAAACTGAGGAGGCAGAGTCCGTTGCCAAGCCAGTGATCACAACCACAACTATTTCAACTGTCCTAGCAAAGGCCGGGAACACCTTAGAAGGAGCTCAGGCAGAGCTTGTTTTGAATCCCCTTCGACTTGCATTTGAGACAAAGAACTTGAAAGTCCTAGAACCTGCTCTGGATTGCATTCAT AAACTCATTGCATATGATCATTTAGAGGGAGATCCTGGTCTAGATGATGGTAAAAGTGTACCACTGTTCACAGACCTTCTGAACATGGTTTGCAGTTGCGTTGACAACTCATCACCTGATAG TACCGTTCTGCAAGTGTTGAAGGTTCTTCTTACTGCCGTGGCATCCACGAAGTTCAGAG TACACGGGGAACCTTTGCTGGGACTTATCAGAGTGTGCTACAATATTGCTCTGCACAG CAAGAGTTCCATAAACCAAGCAACGTCAAAGGCAATGCTTACGCAGATGATCAGCATCATATTCAGGAGAATGGAGACTGATCCG GGACTTGAGGTTGCATCAACTGGTTCTGTTGGACATATAGAAGCCATTTCAGGACAAAATTCAAATACAGAAGCCGAAGAAACTTCCTCAGAAGGACAAAGTGAGAAAGAAATGACTTTAGGAGATCAACCTAACCAGGTCAAAGATACACCCATTGCATCTGTTGAGGAACTTCATAATCTAGCTGGCGGTGCTGACATCAAG GGCTTAGAGGCTGTCCTGGACAAAGCTGTGCATCATGAGGATGGTAAAAAGATAACCAG AGGGATTGACCTCGAGAGCATGACCATTGTTCAACATGATGCTTTACTGGTTTTCCGCACTCTTTGCAAG ATGGGGATGAAGGAAGACAACAATGAAGTTACTTTGAAGACGAGGATTTTGTCTCTTGAGCTCTTGCAG GGTTTATTGGAAGGGGTTGGCCATCCATTTACTAGGAACTTCCATTTTATTGACTCGGTGAAAGCATACCTATCATATGCTTTGTTGCGGGCTTCAGTTTCACAGTCTCCTGTCATATTTCAG TATGCAACTGGAATTTTTTTAGTGCTTTTGTTGCGCTTCAGAGAAAGCCTCAAG GGTGAAATAGGCATCTTCTTTCCCTTGATAGTTCTACGATCACTGGATGGCTTGGATTTTCCAATTAACCAGAAATTAAGCGTTCTTAG GATGGTTGAAAAAGTTTGCAAGGATCCTCAGATGCTTGTTGACATATTTGTGAACTATGATTGTGATCTTGAGGCACCAAACCTGTTTGAGCGTATG GTTACAACTCTATCCAGAATttctcaagggactcaaaacgcAGATCCAAATGTGGTTGCTGTATCACCGGCAACCTCAATTAAAGGTTCATCTCTTCAG TGTCTCGTGAATGTGCTTAAATCACTAGTTGATTGGGAAAAGTCGCGTGGAGAATCAGAAAACCAGAGTAATAATACTCGGTCTCTAGATGGTGAAGCTAAAGAGTCTGTTGATGTAACCAGTAACTTTGAGAAGGCTAAAGCTCATAAATCTACATTGGAAGCTGCCATCTCTGAG TTCAATAGGCAACCAGTAAAGGGTGTAGAGTATCTGAAATCAAATAAATTGGTGGAAAATACACCCAGTTCAGTTGCCCAATTTTTGAGAAGTACTCCCTGTCTGGACAAG GCTATGATTGGGGAATATTTGGGTCACCATGAAGAATTTCCCCTTGCTGTAATGCATGCTTATGTAGATTCCATGAAGTTTTCAGGAATGAAGTTTGACACTGCAATTCGTGAACTTCTTAAAGGATTCAGACTTCCAGGGGAAGCTCAAAAGATAGATCGCATCATGGAGAAATTTGCAGAAAG ATATTGTGCAGATAATCCAGGTCTTTTCAAAAATGCAGACACTGCATACATTTTAGCATATGCGGTTATATTGTTGAATACTGATGCGCATAATCCAATGGTGTGGCCAAAAATGTCCAAGTTGGATTTTATACGCATGAATGCTGTGGATGATGCAGAAGAGTGTGCCCCAACTGAACTTCTGGAAGAAATCTATGATTCAATTGTTAAAGAAGAGATAAGGATGAAAGATGAGACTGCTAGTCTTGAGAAAAGTGGAAAATATAAGCCAGAAGGTGAAGAGAGAGGCCGCCTTGTCAGTATCCTTAATCTGGCTCTTCCCACAAGTGCGCTGTCCGTTGATACTAAGTCTGAAAGTGAAGCCATCATTAAGAAAACACAAGCTATATTTCGGAACCAAGGAGCAAAAAGAGGGGTCTTCTATACTACACAGCAGTTAGAGCTAGTAAGGCCTATGGTTGAAGCTGTAGGTTGGCCTTTGCTCGCTACTTTTTCTGTTACAATGGAGGAGGGTGAGAATAAGTCGAGGGTTGTTCTCTGTATGGAGGGATTTAAAGCTGGAATACACATTACACATGTTCTCGGAATGAATACCATGCGATATGCCTTTTTAACATCTCTGGTCAG atttactttcttgcatgcTCCGAAGGAAATGCGTAGTAAAAATGTGGAAGCACTGCGAACTCTACTATCTCTTTGTGACTCAGGGACTGGCTCCCTTCGAGATACATGGAATGCAGTTTTAGAATGTGTTTCTCGGCTTGAGTTCATTACTTCAAATCCCTCTATAGCAGCAACAGTCATGCAAGGATCAAACCAAATCTCCAAAGACGCTCTTCTTCAATCTTTAAGGGAGTTGGCTGGAAAACCTTCTGAACAAGTATTTGTGAATAGCGTTCAGCTTCCTAGTGATTCTGTAGTGGAGTTCTTCACTGCACTCTGTGGTGTATCAGCTGAAGAACTAAAACAAACTCCAGCTCGTGTGTTTAGCTTGCAAAAACTTGTTGAGATCAGCTACTACAACATGGCTCGTATACGCATG GTCTGGGCTAGAATATGGTCTGTTTTGGCAAACCACTTTATTTCAGCTGGGAGTCAGCATGATGAAAAAATTGCTATGTATGCAATAGATTCCCTGAGGCAGCTTGGTATGAAGTATCTGGAGCGGGCGGAACTTGCCAATTTCACATTCCAAAATGACATTCTTAAACCTTTTGTTGTTCTTATGCGCAATAGTCAAAGTGAAACCATAAGGAGCTTAATAGTTGACTGCATCGTTCAA ATGATAAAATCCAAAGTAGGGAGCATCAAGTCTGGATGGCGTAACGTTTTCATGATTTTTACAGCTGCTGCAGATGATGAATTGGAATCAATTGTTGAGAGTGCATTTGAAAATGTAGAACAGG TTATCTTGGAACACTTCGATCAAGTAGTTGGAGATTGTTTCATGGACTGTGTCAACTGTCTTATCAGGTTTGCTAATAATAGAACTTCACACCGTATAAGTTTGAAGGCTATTGCACTATTGCGCATATGCGAGGATCGTCTGGCAGAg GGTCTTATACCTGGTGGTGCTTTGAGGCCTATTGACGTAAATGTGGATACAacttttgatgtgactgaacatTACTGGTTCCCAATGCTGGCTGGTCTGTCTGATCTGACATCAGATCCAAGACCAGAGGTCAGAAGCTGTGCGCTTGAAGTTTTGTTTGATCTACTGAATGAGAGAGGTAGCAAATTCTCATCAGCATTTTGGGAGAGCATTTTTCATCGGGTCTTGTTTCCCATATTTGATCACGTGAGACATGTTGGAAAGGAAAGCTCGGTTTCCTCTGACGATGTATGGTTCCGTGAAACAAGCATTCACTCGCTGCAGTTGCTTTGCAACCTTTTCAACACGTTTTATAAG GAAGTATGTTTCATGTTGCCACCCCTACTCAGTCTACTTTTGGATTGTGCCAAAAAGACTGATCAAGCAGTTGTTTCATTATCTCTGGGTGCACTTGTGCATCTCATTGAAGTTGGAGGACATCAATTTAGTGAGAGCGACTGGGATACATTGTTGAAAAGCCTAAG AGATGCTTTGTACACAACACAACCACTTGAACTGCTAAACGCTTTGGGATTTGAGAATCTGAAGAACAATAATAGGGTGCTAACCGGAGATTTAGGGGTCAATTCAGGTGATAGCCCTTCCATAAAGTCTGATTATGAGGGAGTGGATAGCCGTCATTTTGAAGTCGATAATGGAAGAAATCCAGTATTGGTTAAACAAAACTCGGGGGTGCAAATGAACACGGATGGATCTGAAG GGCTTCCATCACCATCAGGAAGTGCTTCAAAATCTGCTGAAGGTCGAAGCCTCCAACGGAGTCAAACAATAGGTCAAAGGATTATGGACAATCTCTTTCTTAGAAATCTTACTTCTAAGCCTAAGGCTATTCCATCGGAGGCTTCAGTACCATCTTCTCCGATTAGG GTGCCTGAGGCTGTCGAACCTGATATCAGAGATAAGGAGGAAAGTTCACTGTTGGGAACTTGTCGGGGCAAATGCATCACTCAACTTTTACTTCTTGGTGCCATTGATAGCATTCAG AAGAAATACTGGAGCAACTTGAAAACACCACAAAAGATTGctattatggatattttgctGTCTGCATTAGAGTTCGCAGCTTCGTACAATTCATATACCAATCTCAGAACACGCATGCACCAAGTTCATGATGAGAG GCCACCTCTGAATCTTCTTCGCCAAGAATTAGCAGGAACTTGTATATATCTGGAGATCTTACAGAAAGCAACCTCCGGGTTTAGTGCTGACAAAGAGGGAGAAACTAATGGTGAAGAGAAAGTCGAAGGATTAGCCGAAGAGAAACTGGTGTCTTTCTGTGAACAGGTACTCAGGGAGGCATCTGATTTGCAGTCCAGTCCTGGGGAGACTACTAATATGGATATTCATCGGGTTCTGGAATTACGATCTCCAATAATTATCAAG GTGATTAAGGGCATGTGCTTTATGAACCAACAGATTTTCAGACGGCATCTTAGAGACTTCTATCCGTTGCTTACAAAACTCGTATGCTGTGACCAG ATGGATGTTCGCGGAGCTCTTGGTGATCTCTTCAGGGCACAATTGAAAGCACTTCTGCCATAA
- the LOC103442655 gene encoding RING-H2 finger protein ATL65-like: MVSSLLGFDPMGFFVFDDSSSSGLILSHVLYKAAFVIALMRWVVFWALRFRQTLSSSSASSTAEEGFDFLQAESDKESCSSSSSASTQLIRDCLIQTTFGEIADRRGNYGSNGGGDCDTCAVCLSQLETGDEVREMRNCCHVFHTECIDRWLEYNDDHHQHHHHDNHDEDNHKTCPLCRTPLLTPSQIQSLSWDHSRSQPSWAVERLLYLFGDDLEF, translated from the coding sequence aTGGTTTCTTCGCTGCTCGGATTTGATCCGATGGGTTTCTTCGTCTTCGACGACTCGTCCTCGTCGGGCTTGATACTTAGCCACGTACTGTACAAAGCGGCATTTGTAATTGCTTTGATGAGATGGGTTGTGTTCTGGGCGCTCAGATTCAGACAAacactctcctcctcctccgcttCCTCCACCGCCGAGGAGGGTTTTGATTTCCTACAGGCCGAGTCCGATAAAGAATcttgctcctcttcttcctccgcTTCTACCCAACTGATCAGGGACTGTCTGATTCAGACCACCTTCGGAGAAATCGCAGACCGGAGAGGGAATTACGGAAGCAACGGCGGCGGCGACTGCGACACGTGCGCGGTGTGCTTGAGCCAGCTGGAGACGGGGGACGAGGTGAGGGAGATGCGGAACTGCTGCCACGTGTTCCACACCGAGTGCATTGACAGGTGGCTCGAGTACAATGATGATCATCATCAGCACCACCATCATGATAATCATGATGAGGATAATCACAAGACTTGCCCGCTCTGCAGGACTCCATTGCTGACGCCATCGCAGATACAGAGCCTGAGCTGGGATCACAGCAGATCGCAGCCCAGCTGGGCCGTTGAGAGACTGCTCTACCTTTTTGGGGATGATCTGGAGTTTTGA
- the LOC103442652 gene encoding uncharacterized protein isoform X2, which yields MLLLRRQGVDRFLFASSKHRPLLLHRCQHFTGAMAAAFMGSHSGCSGFHSQAQWPPSHFSADHSCKFANFPGKAGTLPGNLRNTSIGCNFAVKGCLQSQHHPHHQSHGSIKRHPNAQLVRDHELELRSPDAVGLASSNGCQEHGGRSRIPHHPLPGGKIIVAVDVDEVLGNFVSALNRFIADRYSSHHSVSEYHVYEFFKIWNCSRDEADIRVHEFFKTSYFKTGIHPLPGAQETIHKLSDFCDLSVVTSRQNAIKDHTIQWIEQHFPGLFQEIHFGNHFALNGESRSKSEICRTQSFSYYT from the exons ATGTTGTTGTTGAGAAGGCAAGGCGTCGATCGCTTCCTCTTCGCAAGCTCAAAGCACCGACCTTTGCTCCTCCATCGCTGCCAGCACTTTACAGGGGCCATGGCGGCTGCTTTTATGGGTAGCCATAGTGGATGCAGTGGGTTTCATTCCCAAGCTCAATGGCCGCCGTCCCATTTTTCCGCGGACCATTCTTGCAAGTTTGCCAATTTTCCCGGGAAAGCTGGTACTTTACCTGGGAATCTGAGGAATACAAGCATTGGGTGCAATTTTGCTGTGAAGGGGTGCTTGCAATCTCAGCATCATCCCCACCATCAGTCTCATGGCAGCATTAAGCGTCATCCCAATGCTCAGTTGGTTCGTGATCATGAACTGGAGCTCCGCAGCCCGGATGCTGTTGGATTGGCCTCCTCAAATGGTTGCCAGGAGCACGGAGGCCGGTCCAGAATCCCACACCATCCTCTGCCCGGTGGTAAAATCATTGTCGCAGTCGATGTGGACGAgg TATTGGGAAACTTTGTCTCGGCTCTCAACCGGTTTATTGCCGATCGTTACTCCTCCCACCATTCAGTTTCAGAGTACCATGTGTATGAGTTCTTCAAG ATATGGAACTGTTCACGTGATGAAG CCGATATTCGTGTTCATGAGTTCTTTAAAACATCATATTTCAAGACCGGGATCCACCCACTCCCAGGTGCTCAGGAGACTATTCATAAGTTGTCAGATTTCTGTGACCTGTCAGTTGTGAC GTCTCGGCAGAATGCAATTAAGGACCACACCATTCAATGGATCGAACAACATTTTCCAGGGCTCTTTCAGGAGATTCACTTTGGCAACCACTTTGCTTTAAATGGAGAGTCCAGATCTAAGTCAGAAATATGCAG GACTCAATCATTCTCCTACTATACATAG
- the LOC103442652 gene encoding uncharacterized protein isoform X1, with product MLLLRRQGVDRFLFASSKHRPLLLHRCQHFTGAMAAAFMGSHSGCSGFHSQAQWPPSHFSADHSCKFANFPGKAGTLPGNLRNTSIGCNFAVKGCLQSQHHPHHQSHGSIKRHPNAQLVRDHELELRSPDAVGLASSNGCQEHGGRSRIPHHPLPGGKIIVAVDVDEVLGNFVSALNRFIADRYSSHHSVSEYHVYEFFKIWNCSRDEADIRVHEFFKTSYFKTGIHPLPGAQETIHKLSDFCDLSVVTSRQNAIKDHTIQWIEQHFPGLFQEIHFGNHFALNGESRSKSEICRSLGAKVLIDDNPRYALECAEVGIRVLLFDYENSYPWCKTEAIDQHPLVTRVHNWEAVEKQLMTINSINS from the exons ATGTTGTTGTTGAGAAGGCAAGGCGTCGATCGCTTCCTCTTCGCAAGCTCAAAGCACCGACCTTTGCTCCTCCATCGCTGCCAGCACTTTACAGGGGCCATGGCGGCTGCTTTTATGGGTAGCCATAGTGGATGCAGTGGGTTTCATTCCCAAGCTCAATGGCCGCCGTCCCATTTTTCCGCGGACCATTCTTGCAAGTTTGCCAATTTTCCCGGGAAAGCTGGTACTTTACCTGGGAATCTGAGGAATACAAGCATTGGGTGCAATTTTGCTGTGAAGGGGTGCTTGCAATCTCAGCATCATCCCCACCATCAGTCTCATGGCAGCATTAAGCGTCATCCCAATGCTCAGTTGGTTCGTGATCATGAACTGGAGCTCCGCAGCCCGGATGCTGTTGGATTGGCCTCCTCAAATGGTTGCCAGGAGCACGGAGGCCGGTCCAGAATCCCACACCATCCTCTGCCCGGTGGTAAAATCATTGTCGCAGTCGATGTGGACGAgg TATTGGGAAACTTTGTCTCGGCTCTCAACCGGTTTATTGCCGATCGTTACTCCTCCCACCATTCAGTTTCAGAGTACCATGTGTATGAGTTCTTCAAG ATATGGAACTGTTCACGTGATGAAG CCGATATTCGTGTTCATGAGTTCTTTAAAACATCATATTTCAAGACCGGGATCCACCCACTCCCAGGTGCTCAGGAGACTATTCATAAGTTGTCAGATTTCTGTGACCTGTCAGTTGTGAC GTCTCGGCAGAATGCAATTAAGGACCACACCATTCAATGGATCGAACAACATTTTCCAGGGCTCTTTCAGGAGATTCACTTTGGCAACCACTTTGCTTTAAATGGAGAGTCCAGATCTAAGTCAGAAATATGCAG GTCCCTGGGAGCAAAGGTTCTAATTGATGACAATCCAAGATATGCACTTGAATGTGCCGAGGTGGGGATCAGAGTTCTACTTTTTGATTATGAGAACTCATATCCTTGGTGCAAGACCGAGGCTATTGATCAACACCCCCTGGTCACCAGGGTTCATAACTGGGAAGCAGTCGAGAAGCAGCTGATGACAATAAATAGCATAAATTCTTAG
- the LOC103442934 gene encoding uncharacterized protein: protein MLEKTFNTFHTSNVHLQQQYRERGFTQYNQLIPVLLVAEQNNEFLMKNHQSQPTRSAPFPKVNVVSFEGNTTSSHDNNHKRGRGHKRGQKGKNHGVQFHNQVLRHNTCPSFKNANRQKGKAHMNTLRNPEGVCHRCSGNGHWARTCRTLKHLVDLYQASLNEKGVETNFLDQAIQIDILDPVFDLSGQLNTTHLDVSDFIMERGNEVFGSN from the coding sequence atgctggaaaagactttcaaCACTTTTCATACCTCTAACGTGCACCTGCAGCAACAGTATAGAGAGCGAGGCTTTACTCAGTACAACCAGTTGATACCTGTGCTCCTTGTAGCTGAGCAAAACAATGAGTttctgatgaagaatcatcagtcCCAACCTACTAGATCAGCACCATTCCCAAAAGTGAATGTTGTTTCCTTTGAAGGGAATACCACATCCTCTCATGACAATAATCACAAACGAGGACGTGGCCATAAACGAGGCCAAaaaggcaagaaccatggtgtccaATTTCACAACCAGGTTCTAAGGCATAATACATGTCCGAGCTTTAAAAATGCAAATCGCCAAAAAGGCAAAGCTCATATGAACACTCTTAGAAATCCTGAAGGAGTTTGCCATAGGTGTAGTGGCAATGGGCACTGGGCACGTACCTGTCGTACCCTAAAACATCTGGTGGATCTGTATCAAGCTTCCCTCAATgagaagggtgtcgagaccAATTTCCTCGACCAGGCTATACAGATAGATATACTTGATCCAGTGTTCGATTTATCAGGACAATTGAACACAACCCACCTGGATGTTTCAGACTTCATTATGGAAAGAGGAAATGAAGTGTTTGGGTCCAATTAA
- the LOC103442653 gene encoding glucan endo-1,3-beta-glucosidase 5-like, whose protein sequence is MGFHFQCLWILLLCLTGEGLARAVQGAGGLACNWGTRSTHQLPPSIVVKLLKDNGFSKVKLFEADVGALQALGRSGIQVMVGIPNEFLAPLASSVTVAEKWVSQNVSSYISKNGVDIRYVAVGNEPFLQNYKDTFLHTTFPALQNIQAALIKAGLGRQVKVTIPLNADVYQTDSGLPSGGDFRADIHTLMMDIMKFLRDNNGVLTINIYPFLSLQADPDFPKEFAFFNNTAKPVVDGSISYTNVLDANFDTCIAALEKNGFSSLPVIVGEVGWPTDGDPNANIQDARRFNQGLVNRILAGQGTPKRSTAPEIYIFALIDEDAKSVLPGNFERHWGMFNYDGSIKYPLDTGSGKSLVPAKGVRYLARQWCVMSPDASTSDPNLAQSVNYACTYADCTSLGYGSSCGMLDAKSNASYAFNMYFQTMDQRKGACNFSGLSVTTNMDPTPTQNGQRSSCRFEIMIDLRKHEPARRSPALPAAGLREQSSYKVMMGLLVLVLVSTLII, encoded by the exons ATGGGTTTCCATTTCCAGTGCTTGTGGATTTTGTTGCTCTGCTTAACCGGCGAAGGGTTGGCGAGAGCGGTGCAGGGTGCTGGCGGCTTGGCATGCAACTGGGGAACCCGTTCGACACATCAGTTGCCGCCTAGCATTGTCGTCAAGCTTTTGAAGGACAATGGCTTCAGCAAGGTGAAGCTGTTCGAAGCGGATGTCGGGGCATTGCAAGCTCTAGGAAGGTCTGGCATCCAGGTTATGGTGGGGATACCTAATGAGTTCTTGGCACCACTCGCTAGTAGTGTTACTGTTGCTGAGAAATGGGTGTCTCAAAATGTATCTTCCTACATATCCAAAAACGGCGTCGATATAAG GTATGTAGCTGTAGGTAATGAACCTTTCCTCCAAAACTACAAAGACACTTTCTTGCATACCACGTTTCCAGCACTCCAAAACATTCAAGCAGCCCTCATAAAAGCAGGGCTAGGGAGACAAGTGAAGGTGACGATTCCCCTAAACGCCGACGTTTACCAGACTGACAGCGGCCTTCCCTCTGGAGGCGACTTCCGGGCTGATATCCACACCCTCATGATGGACATCATGAAGTTTCTAAGGGACAACAATGGTGTGCTCACCATCAACATCTACCCTTTCCTCAGCCTCCAAGCCGACCCCGACTTCCCAAAAGAATTCGCCTTCTTCAACAACACTGCGAAGCCCGTTGTCGATGGCTCGATCTCCTACACCAACGTGCTTGATGCCAACTTTGACACCTGCATTGCCGCCCTTGAAAAGAACGGCTTCTCCTCATTGCCTGTCATTGTCGGAGAAGTCGGATGGCCAACGGATGGTGACCCTAACGCCAACATACAAGACGCCCGGCGGTTCAATCAAGGCCTTGTAAACCGAATTCTTGCGGGACAAGGCACCCCAAAGAGGTCAACCGCGCCTGAAATTTACATATTTGCACTCATAGATGAAGATGCCAAGAGCGTTCTGCCCGGGAATTTCGAGAGGCATTGGGGGATGTTCAATTACGACGGATCAATCAAATACCCGCTGGACACTGGTAGCGGAAAATCTTTGGTTCCTGCGAAAGGGGTGCGATATTTGGCGAGACAATGGTGCGTAATGTCGCCGGACGCGAGCACTTCCGATCCAAATTTAGCTCAAAGTGTCAACTACGCTTGCACTTACGCAGATTGCACAAGTCTTGGATATGGATCTTCATGTGGAATGCTTGATGCTAAAAGCAATGCCTCTTATGCTTTCAATATGTACTTTCAAACCATGGACCAGCGCAAAGGTGCTTGCAACTTCTCTGGTCTTTCGGTCACTACAAATATGGATCCAACTCCGACTCAGAATGGTCAGAGGAGTTCGTGCCGGTTCGAGATCATGATTGATCTCCGGAAGCACGAACCGGCTCGACGGTCTCCTGCTTTGCCGGCTGCTGGGTTGAGAGAGCAGAGCTCCTACAAAGTTATGATGGGTTTACTCGTACTTGTTCTTGTGTCCACATTGATCATCTAA